A window from Schistocerca cancellata isolate TAMUIC-IGC-003103 unplaced genomic scaffold, iqSchCanc2.1 HiC_scaffold_356, whole genome shotgun sequence encodes these proteins:
- the LOC126118642 gene encoding NSFL1 cofactor p47-like encodes MADHDELISQFSDVTGVDSERARFYLESSAWKLEVALASFYENDADDNPIDDDPVEVAPPPPPLAASAPSESKSASRVKTNSRFATVASLHKNDTSSDEEEGQAFYAGGSEHSGQQIVGPGKKKKDIVAEMFKSVQEHGAEVVDPRHPTPGQKQKFSGTGYRLGQTSSDTQVVGGASRSSQNRHTEITLKLWREGFSIDDGPLREYTNPENREFLESVRRGEIPQELLREANGSEVHLNMEDHHHEDFVTSKPKVRAFSGKGHLLGSNTAGDCSPSPATIGITKPMDEKDREANEEQAKAVIAVDQSLPTTTVQIRLADGSRLVGQFNHSHTIGDVRRYIITARPQYEHQVFSLLTTFPSKQLDDNAVTLKQAGILNAAILQRLT; translated from the coding sequence ATGGCAGATCACGATGAATTAATCTCACAGTTTTCCGATGTAACCGGAGTAGATTCGGAGAGAGCAAGATTTTACCTGGAATCGTCGGCGTGGAAACTGGAGGTTGCATTAGCAAGTTTTTATGAAAATGATGCAGATGATAATCCTATTGATGATGACCCTGTAGAAGTGGCTCCACCACCACCCCCTTTGGCAGCCTCTGCACCATCTGAAAGCAAATCAGCATCTCGTGTCAAAACAAATTCTCGGTTTGCAACAGTGGCAAGTTTGCATAAGAATGACACCAGTTCTGATGAGGAAGAAGGGCAGGCATTCTATGCAGGTGGATCTGAACATAGTGGGCAACAAATTGTTGGTcctggaaagaagaaaaaagataTTGTGGCAGAAATGTTTAAATCAGTTCAAGAGCATGGAGCAGAAGTTGTGGACCCAAGACATCCTACACCTGGGCAGAAACAAAAGTTTTCAGGAACTGGATATAGATTAGGACAGACCAGCAGTGACACTCAAGTTGTTGGTGGAGCATCCCGTTCATCTCAGAATCGTCATACTGAAATCACATTAAAGCTCTGGCGTGAAGGCTTCAGCATTGATGATGGCCCATTGAGAGAATATACAAATCCTGAAAATCGTGAGTTCTTGGAATCTGTGCGCAGAGGAGAGATTCCTCAAGAGTTGCTACGTGAAGCTAATGGCTCTGAAGTCCACTTAAACATGGAGGACCATCACCATGAAGATTTTGTTACTTCAAAGCCAAAAGTCCGGGCTTTCTCAGGAAAGGGCCATTTGTTAGGCAGCAATACTGCCGGTGATTGCAGTCCATCTCCTGCAACTATCGGAATAACAAAACCAATGGATGAGAAGGACCGGGAAGCAAATGAAGAACAGGCAAAAGCAGTTATTGCTGTAGATCAGTCTCTGCCGACTACTACAGTTCAGATAAGGCTAGCGGATGGATCACGACTTGTTGGGCAGTTCAACCACTCTCACACAATTGGTGATGTGCGGAGGTATATCATCACAGCTCGTCCTCAGTATGAGCATCAAGTTTTTTCTCTCCTGACAACGTTTCCTAGTAAGCAGTTGGATGACAACGCAGTCACACTCAAGCAAGCAGGAATACTGAATGCAGCCATACTCCAAAGGTTAACATAA